A single genomic interval of Eurosta solidaginis isolate ZX-2024a chromosome 3, ASM4086904v1, whole genome shotgun sequence harbors:
- the LOC137246218 gene encoding uncharacterized protein gives MVDATKFVQLVENYPCLYKNNLAEYSKKDVTERAWAAIGVEMNWSVPDCKEKWKNLRNGFVRSLKPSPSGSSTKAKRPYYLHDIMQFVLPYVKPVHHSENTSNIIISEMEEQYLDEIENGSIVDDNYSDCAPTKTGSLICNNLESHPAKESNFEPTFSAKKRKKTARDEVDVAVLNYLKTKKGNTTSEDPKKMFLMSLLPDVRSLSLENLRTFKIRSMMLLQELLNEQRAQSVRRELFDPATSYGQNIEVCTPAPSPDDTPTYTPVLFETIDCENERAFYTNE, from the exons atggtcgACGCGACTAAATTCGTTCAATTGGTTGAGAATTATCCTTGcctatacaaaaataatttagcaGAATATTCGAAGAAAGATGTTACAGAAAGAGCCTGGGCAGCAATTGGTGTGGAAATGAATTGGTCAG TGCCTGATTGCAAAGAAAAGTGGAAGAACTTGCGAAATGGCTTTGTAAGAAGTCTCAAGCCATCTCCTAGTGGATCTTCTACTAAAGCGAAGAGGCCTTACTATTTGCACGACATCATGCAATTCGTTCTTCCATATGTAAAACCAGTGCATCATTCTGAAAATACCAGCAACATTATAATATCAGAAATGGAAGAACAATATTTGGATGAAATTGAAAATGGATCAATTGTTGACGACAACTACAGCGATTGTGCCCCCACGAAGACAGGGTCTTTGATCTGCAACAACCTAGAATCACATCCAGCCAAAGAAAGCAATTTTGAACCAACATTTAGTgccaagaaaagaaagaaaacagcCCGAGATGAAGTCGATGTGGCGGTTCTAAATTACCTTAAAACAAAAAAGGGAAATACAACTTCGGAagatccaaaaaaaatgtttctaatgaGCTTACTTCCCGACGTAAGAAGTCTTTCTCTTGAGAATTTGCGCACATTTAAAATTCGATCTATGATGCTGCTACAGGAGCTTTTAAATGAACAAAGGGCACAATCTGTCAGGCGGGAACTGTTTGATCCAGCAACGTCTTATGGCCAAAATATAGAAGTCTGCACCCCAGCTCCTTCGCCCGATGATACTCCAACCTATACTCCAGTACTATTTGAAACAATTGACTGTGAAAATGAAAGAGCCTTTTACACAAACGAGTAA
- the Rap2l gene encoding ras-related protein Rap-2c: MREFKVVVLGSGGVGKSALTVQFVSGCFIEKYDPTIEDFYRKEIEVDNSPCVLEILDTAGTEQFASMRDLYIKNGHGFIVMYSLTNHQTFQDISSMKNVITRVKGSQPAPILLVANKIDLDCQREVSTEEGNALARQWDCPFIEASAKDRINVNEVFATIVREMNMTQEKRQKKSYCCCTLL; the protein is encoded by the exons atgcgagAATTTAAAGTGGTTGTATTAGGTTCGGGCGGTGTCGGCAAGTCCGCCCTAACTGTTCAATTCGTTTCTGGGTGCTTTATTGAAAAGTATGACCCAACTATTGAGGATTTTTACCGAAAAGAAATAGAG GTCGACAATTCTCCATGCGTACTTGAAATTTTGGATACCGCTGGTACAGAACAGTTTGCTTCTATGAGGGacctatatataaaaaatggacaCGGATTTATTGTAATGTATTCGTTGACAAACCATCAGACTTTTCAG gataTATCAAGCATGAAAAATGTAATAACGAGAGTTAAAGGAAGTCAACCAGCTCCAATTTTACTAGTCGCAAACAAAATTGATTTGGATTGCCAAAGAGAAGTTTCTACTGAGGAAG GAAACGCTCTTGCACGACAATGGGACTGTCCGTTTATTGAAGCATCAGCAAAGGATAGAATAAATGTGAACGAAGTATTTGCAACCATAGTACGGGAAATGAATATGACCCAGGAAAAACGTCAGAAAAAAAGTTACTGTTGTTGTACACTtttatag